Proteins encoded within one genomic window of Companilactobacillus sp.:
- a CDS encoding amino acid permease, giving the protein MAQESLKRSLTSRQMQMIALGGTIGVGLFMGSASTIKWTGPSVLLAYGLAGLILYMVMRALGEMLYVDPSTGSFAKYATEYIHPVVGYLTAWSNVFQYLVVGISEVIAVGTYLAFWWPNLPQWIAGIVVVVTLCIANLTSVKAYGELEFWFALIKVVTIILMIVLGLLVIVFGVGNHGHPVGISNLWVNGGFFTGGIKGFIFALSIVVASYQGIEVIGITAGEAENPQQNIVKAIRSIVGRILIFYIGAIFVIVSIYPWDKLGTIGSPFVETFAKVGITTAAMIINFVMLTAAMSGCNSGIFSSSRMLYTLGIEHHLPKVFTKVSKHQVPYVPVITISAGILIGLILNYSLPALLHTSSNIFVIVYSSSVLPGMVPWFVILISQLRFRKMNQNKMADHPFKMPWYPISNYLSIAALLVILVFMFLNPETTVSLMVGVVFLIVMTAIYFIRDRRLNGATANQARQAVADSEDETEVDE; this is encoded by the coding sequence ATGGCTCAGGAATCACTCAAAAGAAGTTTAACGTCTAGACAGATGCAGATGATTGCACTCGGGGGAACCATCGGTGTCGGTCTATTTATGGGTTCTGCTTCTACCATCAAATGGACAGGCCCATCTGTTCTACTAGCATACGGACTAGCCGGACTGATTCTTTACATGGTTATGAGAGCTTTAGGAGAAATGCTCTACGTCGATCCTTCAACTGGATCATTTGCAAAATACGCCACAGAATACATCCACCCTGTGGTCGGTTATTTGACTGCCTGGAGTAATGTCTTTCAATACTTAGTAGTTGGTATTTCAGAAGTTATCGCCGTCGGAACGTATTTGGCTTTTTGGTGGCCCAACTTGCCACAATGGATCGCCGGAATCGTGGTAGTAGTCACACTCTGTATCGCTAATTTAACATCAGTTAAAGCTTACGGCGAATTGGAATTCTGGTTTGCCTTGATCAAAGTTGTTACGATCATCTTGATGATTGTTTTAGGATTATTAGTCATCGTCTTCGGTGTCGGAAATCACGGCCACCCAGTCGGGATCAGTAATCTCTGGGTCAACGGCGGCTTTTTCACAGGTGGCATTAAAGGATTTATCTTCGCACTGTCAATCGTTGTCGCCTCATATCAAGGAATCGAAGTCATCGGTATCACGGCCGGAGAGGCTGAAAACCCACAACAAAATATCGTTAAAGCCATCCGTTCCATCGTTGGTAGAATCCTAATTTTTTACATTGGAGCAATCTTCGTGATTGTTTCGATCTACCCATGGGACAAATTAGGCACCATCGGTTCCCCATTCGTAGAAACATTTGCCAAAGTCGGAATCACGACCGCAGCCATGATCATCAACTTCGTCATGTTGACAGCAGCAATGTCAGGCTGTAACTCAGGAATCTTCAGTTCCAGCAGAATGCTATACACACTAGGAATCGAGCACCACTTGCCAAAAGTATTCACAAAAGTATCGAAGCACCAAGTACCATACGTACCAGTAATAACAATCTCAGCCGGAATCTTGATCGGTTTGATCTTAAACTATTCCCTGCCAGCACTATTGCACACATCCAGCAACATCTTCGTCATCGTGTACAGTTCCAGTGTCCTACCAGGAATGGTTCCATGGTTTGTAATCTTGATCAGCCAACTACGCTTTAGAAAAATGAACCAAAACAAGATGGCAGATCACCCATTCAAGATGCCATGGTATCCAATCAGCAATTACCTATCAATCGCAGCACTATTAGTCATCCTAGTCTTCATGTTCTTAAACCCAGAAACAACAGTTTCATTAATGGTCGGAGTAGTCTTCCTAATCGTAATGACAGCAAT
- a CDS encoding aldo/keto reductase — protein MKEITFNHRKSSIIGMGTWRLGEGDLLETQKEIAILKYGLHHGVNVIDTAEMYGEGKAEKAVGTAIKGFDRDSFQIISKFYPYHATPELIKDSLEKSLKRLQTDYLDVYLLHWRGNTPLAETVQGLEAVKKAGLIKSWGVSNFNTDDLKELAAVPDGENCQVNEDLYNLTSRGVEYSVLPYQKEHGIDFVGYSPFGSDNNEFLKLKNELGDVAAQKHISIFELLLAWCVRNNDVLTIPKTSSTDHFVSNLKAIDIDFTPDELELIDKIYPKPTKEEPLDTI, from the coding sequence TTGAAAGAAATCACATTCAATCATCGAAAAAGTTCGATCATCGGCATGGGCACTTGGCGTCTTGGCGAGGGCGACCTACTTGAAACTCAAAAGGAAATCGCTATTTTAAAATACGGCTTGCATCACGGCGTCAACGTGATCGATACTGCCGAAATGTATGGTGAAGGAAAAGCCGAAAAGGCTGTTGGAACTGCCATCAAGGGCTTCGACCGCGACAGTTTCCAAATTATTTCAAAATTTTATCCATACCACGCAACTCCAGAACTGATCAAAGATAGTCTGGAAAAAAGTCTCAAGCGTTTGCAGACTGATTATCTTGACGTTTATTTATTGCACTGGCGTGGCAATACTCCTTTAGCAGAAACCGTTCAGGGTCTTGAAGCGGTTAAAAAAGCTGGCTTGATCAAGAGCTGGGGCGTTTCTAACTTCAATACTGACGATTTGAAGGAATTGGCAGCCGTTCCTGACGGTGAAAACTGCCAAGTCAACGAAGACTTGTACAACTTAACTAGTCGAGGCGTGGAATACTCAGTACTCCCTTACCAAAAAGAACACGGCATTGATTTTGTGGGATATTCTCCCTTTGGATCCGACAACAATGAATTTCTGAAATTGAAGAATGAGCTCGGCGATGTGGCTGCTCAAAAACACATCTCAATTTTTGAATTGTTACTAGCTTGGTGCGTCAGAAATAACGATGTTTTGACGATTCCAAAAACTAGTTCAACTGACCACTTTGTTTCAAACTTGAAGGCAATCGACATTGATTTCACTCCAGATGAACTGGAATTGATCGACAAGATTTATCCAAAACCTACTAAAGAAGAACCTTTAGACACTATCTAG
- a CDS encoding glycerate kinase: MKIVLAPDSFKNSLTAKEAALAMQRGLEKVIPDANYLQIPMADGGEGTVQSLVDAKDGELLSEKVIDPLGNLVTAHYGMIDHGSVAVIEMAEASGIQYINKNTQNPYIATTYGTGQLINAAVNKGAKTIIIGLGGSATNDGGAGMAQALGANLLDKHGKELSFGGAELINLAKIDTSDMDASLSEVKIIIASDVTNPLVGKDGASHVFGPQKGATPRMVKVLDKALENYANIIKRDLNRDVKLTPGAGAGAAGGLGAGLLAFTNAKLQSGVDIVLEYTKFKEQVKDADYVFTGEGKIDFQTKFGKTPIGVAKAVKEVNPEAKVIAIAGTVGERTEELYPLGIDAIFSCVPGVEDLETAIKESDQNIQKIIANIGRLIK; this comes from the coding sequence ATGAAAATTGTTTTGGCACCAGATTCATTTAAAAATTCATTAACTGCTAAAGAGGCTGCATTAGCCATGCAACGTGGGTTGGAAAAGGTAATTCCCGATGCGAATTATTTACAAATACCGATGGCAGACGGAGGAGAAGGAACCGTCCAATCGTTAGTCGATGCTAAAGACGGCGAGTTGTTGTCTGAAAAAGTTATCGACCCATTAGGAAATTTGGTCACGGCACATTATGGAATGATCGATCACGGTTCGGTCGCAGTCATTGAAATGGCCGAAGCCAGCGGAATTCAATACATCAATAAAAATACGCAAAATCCTTATATCGCAACAACTTATGGTACCGGTCAATTGATCAACGCAGCGGTCAATAAAGGGGCCAAAACCATCATCATCGGACTAGGCGGTTCAGCTACAAACGATGGTGGAGCCGGTATGGCTCAGGCACTTGGAGCAAATCTCCTCGACAAACATGGCAAAGAACTAAGTTTTGGTGGAGCTGAATTGATCAACCTAGCTAAGATCGATACCTCAGATATGGATGCAAGTTTATCAGAAGTTAAAATCATTATTGCGTCAGATGTAACGAATCCACTAGTCGGAAAAGATGGGGCATCACACGTCTTTGGCCCGCAAAAAGGCGCTACGCCAAGAATGGTCAAAGTCCTGGATAAGGCGTTAGAAAACTATGCCAACATTATCAAACGTGATCTCAATCGCGACGTTAAATTGACGCCAGGTGCAGGTGCAGGTGCTGCGGGCGGTTTAGGAGCGGGATTATTAGCCTTTACCAATGCCAAATTGCAATCAGGCGTCGATATCGTCTTGGAATATACCAAGTTTAAAGAACAAGTCAAAGATGCCGACTACGTTTTTACTGGCGAGGGTAAGATCGATTTTCAAACTAAGTTTGGGAAGACTCCAATTGGCGTAGCTAAAGCCGTCAAAGAGGTCAACCCAGAGGCCAAAGTCATTGCGATTGCTGGAACTGTGGGCGAGCGAACAGAAGAGCTGTACCCACTAGGAATCGACGCTATTTTCAGTTGCGTGCCAGGAGTTGAAGATCTCGAAACAGCTATCAAAGAAAGTGACCAGAATATACAAAAAATTATTGCTAATATTGGTCGTTTGATAAAATGA